From the Candidatus Methylomirabilota bacterium genome, one window contains:
- a CDS encoding mandelate racemase/muconate lactonizing enzyme family protein: MKVTTLETYFLSAPLPQPVRTSTHRIASVSEVIVKLTTDAGLVGIGEAHGPFLFQPGPEGLRSVGDILRAITPLVVGQDPFDVERIWQDLFALTYTSVRGIPPLARQQRPLVTAMSAIDIALWDLKGKAIGRPVWALLGGALRRRVPAYVTGFYYRDGERPDDLAREASMYVEQGYRTVKVKVGGLTPEADAERVGRIRKAVGKDVAIMLDANRGWNLPTAVRAAGLCGEHDIFWLEDPMPWYDERHTLARLKAEVNIPIAAGETEVSPFGLRTLLAEGLVDYLIIDSTWAGGLTTWRKAAVMAELYQVPMAAHHDPQIHVHAVAASPTGFILESFADPTRDPLWFELFRERPSIVDGFMALPEAPGLGLELRDETLEKYGVKIG; the protein is encoded by the coding sequence ATGAAGGTGACCACGCTCGAGACCTACTTTCTGTCCGCGCCCTTGCCGCAGCCCGTCCGCACGTCGACCCACCGGATCGCCAGCGTGAGCGAGGTCATCGTCAAGCTCACCACGGACGCCGGCCTCGTGGGCATCGGCGAGGCGCATGGTCCGTTCCTGTTCCAGCCGGGCCCGGAGGGACTGCGCAGCGTGGGCGACATTCTGAGGGCCATCACGCCGCTCGTGGTCGGACAGGACCCCTTCGACGTCGAGCGGATCTGGCAAGACCTGTTCGCCCTGACCTATACGAGCGTGCGCGGGATTCCCCCCCTGGCGCGACAGCAGCGCCCCCTCGTGACGGCCATGAGCGCCATCGACATCGCCCTCTGGGATCTCAAGGGCAAGGCGATCGGCCGCCCGGTCTGGGCATTGCTGGGGGGAGCGCTCCGCCGGCGCGTGCCGGCCTACGTGACGGGCTTCTACTACCGAGATGGTGAGCGCCCGGACGATCTCGCGCGCGAGGCGAGCATGTACGTGGAGCAGGGCTATCGCACGGTCAAGGTCAAGGTGGGAGGACTGACTCCGGAGGCCGATGCCGAGCGCGTGGGCAGGATCCGGAAGGCCGTGGGGAAGGACGTGGCCATCATGCTGGACGCCAACCGGGGATGGAACCTGCCCACGGCGGTGCGCGCGGCCGGCTTGTGCGGGGAGCACGACATTTTCTGGCTGGAAGACCCCATGCCCTGGTACGACGAGCGGCACACCCTCGCGCGGCTGAAGGCCGAGGTCAACATTCCCATCGCGGCCGGCGAGACAGAAGTGAGCCCCTTCGGCCTGCGCACGCTGCTGGCGGAAGGGCTCGTCGACTATCTGATCATCGACTCGACCTGGGCGGGGGGACTGACGACCTGGCGGAAGGCCGCCGTCATGGCCGAGCTGTACCAGGTGCCCATGGCCGCGCATCACGATCCCCAGATCCATGTGCATGCGGTGGCCGCCAGTCCGACCGGGTTCATCCTGGAATCCTTCGCAGACCCGACCCGTGATCCTTTGTGGTTCGAGCTGTTTCGCGAGCGCCCGTCCATCGTCGACGGCTTCATGGCGCTGCCCGAGGCGCCGGGGCTCGGGCTGGAGCTTCGCGATGAGACCCTGGAGAAGTACGGCGTGAAGATCGGCTGA
- a CDS encoding DUF4242 domain-containing protein: protein MPMYLDVHNKVDGLSTEMAAEAHKKDLAVQGKYGVNYIRYWYDEGTGKVFCLCQAPSKEAAAAVHREAHGTVADEIIEVKEGS, encoded by the coding sequence ATGCCGATGTACCTGGATGTCCACAACAAGGTCGATGGCCTCAGCACCGAGATGGCTGCCGAGGCCCACAAGAAAGATCTCGCCGTGCAGGGAAAGTACGGAGTGAACTACATCCGGTACTGGTACGACGAGGGCACGGGAAAGGTGTTCTGTCTCTGCCAGGCTCCCAGCAAGGAAGCGGCGGCGGCGGTGCACCGCGAGGCTCACGGCACCGTGGCCGACGAGATCATCGAGGTGAAGGAAGGCTCGTAG
- a CDS encoding adenylate/guanylate cyclase domain-containing protein: MSCPQCRQNNPAGAKFCSGCGGRLEAVCPACGHPNLSGSRFCNECGKPLAAPSVAAAALVSPQSYTPRHLAEKILTSRHALEGERKQVTVLFADMKGSLELLADRDPEEARKLLDPVLERMMEAVHRYEGTVNQVMGDGIMALFGAPLAHEDHAVRACYAALAMQQAIRRYTAEVRRDHGIEVQIRVGLNSGEVVVRAIGSDLRMDYSAVGQTTHLAARMEQLATPGSTRLTGETLRLAEGFIQVVPIGPIPVKGLAVPVEVFELAGPSATRTRLQAAAARGFTRFVGRGQELDHLRQALDKARGAQGQVVAVVGEPGVGKSRLLWEFIHSHRTQDWLVLESSSVSYGKASAYLPVIDLCKSYFRIEARDDARGIREKVTGKLLTLDESLRAMVPGFLSLLDVPTDDASWDALDPGQRRRRTVDGLRRMLLRESQIQPVCLVFEDLHWVDAETQGLLDALVESLPTARILLLVNYRPEYSHGWGGKTYYSQLRLDPLPAGSAEDLLRALLGEAEELDPLKHFLVERAEGVPLFLEESVRALVESGALTGDRGAYRLARPFDTIQVPATVQAILAARIDRLPPEDKTLLQTAAVIGKDVPFALLQAVVEIPEDALRQGLGRLQAAEFLYETALFPDLEYTFKHALTQEVAYTGLLQERRRTLHARIVKVFETLYPERTTERTSWLTLHAFRGEVWDRAVAYLRGTEFPTWDGYSSGFGALESAGALWWMGDHQHVITTAQRELGAAPAMAAWGFGLVIATNLRIGQAYHSLGEYLRAIDSLRKNIEMLGGGSADDRTYMIGLPSVLSRSWLALCFAERGEFDEGLAAGEEALRVAEASDPGYSLVVASGGLGSAYLLKGDLDRAVTILERGLPREPVEPITRAWPFVASALGAAYTYAGRVDDALPLLEQSVDRAAAMKLRANQSVRLARLAEAHLRAGQPESAFTIAAQALDLAQEHRERGHEAHILRLLASIETERDAPTLDRAEEGYRKALALAEQLGMRPLQAHCHLGFGRLYQRMGDGKSASAISAARDLFRAMDMTFWLRDSE, encoded by the coding sequence GTGAGCTGCCCGCAGTGCCGACAGAACAACCCCGCCGGCGCCAAGTTCTGCAGCGGCTGCGGCGGGCGCCTGGAGGCGGTCTGTCCGGCGTGCGGGCACCCCAACCTGTCGGGCAGCCGGTTCTGTAACGAGTGTGGCAAGCCGCTCGCGGCGCCGTCCGTCGCGGCGGCAGCGCTCGTGTCTCCCCAGAGCTATACCCCTCGCCATCTGGCCGAGAAGATCCTGACCTCTCGCCACGCGCTCGAGGGGGAGCGCAAACAGGTCACGGTGCTGTTCGCCGATATGAAGGGTTCGCTCGAGCTACTCGCCGACCGAGATCCCGAGGAGGCGCGCAAGCTGCTGGACCCTGTCCTCGAGCGCATGATGGAGGCGGTGCACCGCTACGAGGGCACCGTGAACCAGGTCATGGGCGATGGCATTATGGCGCTCTTCGGCGCCCCCCTCGCCCACGAGGACCACGCCGTGCGCGCCTGCTACGCCGCCCTCGCCATGCAGCAGGCCATCCGCCGCTACACGGCCGAAGTTCGTCGGGATCACGGCATCGAGGTCCAGATCCGCGTCGGCCTCAACTCCGGCGAGGTGGTCGTGCGGGCCATCGGAAGCGATCTGCGGATGGACTACTCGGCGGTGGGCCAGACCACTCACTTGGCCGCGCGCATGGAGCAGCTCGCGACTCCGGGCTCGACGCGGCTCACCGGCGAGACGCTCCGGCTCGCCGAGGGGTTCATTCAGGTCGTCCCGATCGGTCCGATCCCGGTCAAGGGGCTGGCGGTCCCGGTCGAGGTGTTCGAGCTGGCCGGACCATCGGCGACGCGCACGCGGCTTCAGGCGGCGGCAGCACGGGGGTTCACCCGGTTCGTGGGGCGCGGCCAGGAGCTCGACCATCTCCGCCAGGCCCTCGACAAGGCGCGAGGGGCTCAGGGGCAGGTCGTCGCCGTGGTGGGCGAGCCCGGGGTGGGGAAGTCGCGCCTACTCTGGGAGTTCATCCACTCGCACCGGACGCAGGATTGGCTCGTGCTCGAGTCGAGCTCCGTCTCCTATGGCAAGGCCAGCGCTTATCTGCCCGTCATCGACCTCTGCAAGAGCTACTTCCGGATCGAGGCGCGCGATGATGCGCGCGGCATCCGGGAGAAAGTCACGGGCAAGCTCCTGACGCTCGACGAGTCGTTGCGAGCCATGGTGCCAGGCTTCCTCTCCCTCCTGGACGTGCCGACCGACGACGCCTCCTGGGACGCCCTCGACCCCGGGCAGCGCCGCCGGCGGACCGTAGATGGCCTGCGTCGGATGCTCCTCCGGGAAAGCCAGATCCAGCCGGTGTGCCTGGTATTCGAGGATCTGCACTGGGTGGACGCCGAGACCCAGGGCCTCCTCGACGCGCTGGTGGAGAGCCTTCCAACGGCGCGAATCCTCCTGCTCGTCAACTACCGGCCGGAGTACAGCCACGGCTGGGGAGGCAAGACCTACTACAGCCAGCTCCGGCTCGACCCGCTGCCTGCCGGAAGCGCGGAGGATCTGCTGCGCGCGCTCCTCGGGGAGGCCGAAGAGCTCGACCCGCTCAAGCATTTCCTCGTAGAGCGAGCGGAGGGCGTTCCCCTCTTCCTCGAGGAGAGTGTGCGGGCCCTCGTGGAGAGCGGGGCGTTGACCGGCGATCGCGGCGCCTATCGACTGGCGCGGCCCTTCGACACCATCCAGGTGCCGGCCACCGTGCAGGCGATCCTGGCCGCGAGGATCGATCGCCTTCCGCCAGAGGATAAGACCCTTCTGCAAACGGCCGCGGTCATTGGCAAGGACGTGCCGTTCGCACTCCTCCAGGCCGTCGTTGAGATCCCGGAGGACGCACTCCGGCAAGGGCTCGGTCGCCTCCAGGCCGCCGAGTTTCTGTACGAGACCGCCCTTTTCCCGGATCTGGAGTACACCTTCAAGCACGCGCTGACCCAGGAGGTCGCCTACACGGGCCTGCTCCAGGAGAGGCGCCGCACCCTCCACGCCAGGATCGTCAAGGTTTTCGAAACGCTCTACCCCGAGCGCACGACCGAGCGGACGAGCTGGCTCACGCTTCACGCGTTCCGGGGCGAGGTGTGGGACAGGGCGGTGGCGTATCTGCGCGGCACCGAGTTTCCCACCTGGGATGGCTATTCTAGCGGCTTCGGCGCCCTCGAGAGCGCGGGCGCTCTCTGGTGGATGGGCGACCACCAGCACGTGATCACGACAGCCCAGCGAGAGCTGGGAGCGGCCCCGGCCATGGCGGCCTGGGGTTTCGGGCTGGTCATCGCGACGAATTTGCGGATCGGTCAAGCCTATCATTCGCTCGGCGAGTACTTGCGCGCGATAGATTCTCTCCGCAAGAACATCGAGATGCTGGGAGGCGGGTCGGCCGACGATCGCACCTACATGATCGGGCTGCCCTCCGTGCTGTCTCGCAGCTGGCTCGCCTTGTGCTTCGCCGAGCGGGGCGAGTTCGACGAGGGATTGGCGGCCGGCGAGGAGGCGCTGCGCGTCGCCGAGGCCAGCGATCCGGGCTATAGCCTGGTCGTGGCAAGCGGCGGCCTCGGAAGCGCGTACTTGCTCAAGGGAGACCTGGACCGCGCCGTCACGATCCTCGAGCGCGGCCTGCCGCGTGAGCCGGTCGAGCCGATCACACGCGCGTGGCCCTTCGTCGCCTCCGCCCTGGGAGCGGCGTACACGTACGCCGGGCGGGTCGACGACGCGCTGCCGCTCCTCGAGCAGTCGGTTGACCGAGCGGCGGCAATGAAGCTGAGGGCCAATCAGTCTGTTCGGCTGGCGCGGCTCGCAGAGGCACATCTGAGGGCCGGCCAGCCCGAGAGCGCGTTCACAATCGCCGCGCAGGCCCTCGACCTCGCCCAGGAGCACCGCGAGCGCGGCCACGAGGCGCATATCCTCCGGCTGCTCGCCTCGATCGAGACGGAGCGCGACGCTCCGACCCTTGACCGGGCCGAGGAGGGTTACCGGAAGGCCCTCGCCCTCGCCGAGCAGCTCGGTATGCGACCGCTCCAGGCCCACTGCCATCTCGGCTTCGGCCGCCTGTATCAGCGAATGGGCGACGGCAAGTCTGCCTCGGCGATCTCGGCCGCGCGCGACCTCTTCCGCGCCATGGACATGACCTTCTGGCTGCGTGACTCCGAATAG
- a CDS encoding aspartate-alanine antiporter — MDELIAILRHYPELSILLALALGYWIGGLQIGTFSLGSVTGTLLMGVLIGQMHITISASVKATFFLMFLFAVGYGAGPEFFRGLKNEGVPQAIFASVQCVVSLAVGYAVAKALGYDVGQAAGLLAGSQTISGLLGTAAEAINKLALPDHEKKRLIDAMPVAYAVTYIFGTAGSAWILSALGPTLVGGNVEGACKEYEAKMARQAHAAELKLVARGQRVSLTEMLLSEESVRPLPDATLHVGGEKTREGRTFGALALAPEVSRPVGASGPVLALVEPRRAGHRVSRDPGLPGRSPNMSDILFVGAGVTIGAFIGALAIKVGEVPLSLSTSGGALIAGLVFSWLRSVRPSFGGVPEPILWMMNSVGLNIFMAVVGINSGPGFVTGLREAGLSLFLAGILVTAIPLLIGPPLARYVFRFHPGIALGCVAGARTTGAALGAVQDVVQSKIPALGYTVTYAVGNTLLTIWGIVIVILMT, encoded by the coding sequence ATGGACGAGCTCATCGCAATACTCCGGCACTATCCCGAGCTCTCGATCCTTCTCGCCCTGGCCCTGGGCTACTGGATAGGCGGCCTCCAGATCGGCACCTTCAGCCTCGGCTCGGTCACCGGAACGCTTCTCATGGGTGTCCTCATCGGGCAGATGCACATCACCATCTCCGCCAGTGTGAAGGCGACGTTCTTCCTGATGTTCCTCTTTGCTGTGGGTTATGGCGCCGGCCCCGAGTTCTTCCGAGGGTTGAAGAACGAAGGGGTGCCCCAGGCGATCTTCGCGTCCGTGCAGTGCGTGGTGTCGTTGGCCGTGGGATACGCCGTGGCCAAGGCCCTCGGCTACGACGTCGGCCAGGCCGCAGGCCTCCTGGCGGGCTCCCAGACGATCTCCGGGCTCCTCGGGACGGCCGCGGAGGCCATCAACAAGCTCGCCCTCCCGGACCATGAGAAGAAGCGCCTGATCGACGCCATGCCGGTGGCCTATGCGGTGACTTACATCTTCGGCACCGCGGGGTCAGCCTGGATCCTGTCAGCCCTGGGACCGACGCTCGTGGGCGGCAATGTCGAGGGCGCCTGCAAGGAGTACGAGGCCAAGATGGCTCGTCAAGCCCACGCCGCGGAGCTCAAGCTGGTCGCGCGGGGTCAGCGCGTCTCCTTGACGGAGATGCTCCTCAGCGAGGAGTCTGTCAGACCGCTCCCGGACGCTACCCTCCACGTGGGCGGCGAGAAGACCCGCGAGGGCAGGACCTTCGGCGCGCTCGCCCTTGCTCCGGAGGTCAGTCGTCCGGTTGGCGCGAGCGGCCCCGTGCTGGCCCTCGTGGAGCCGCGCCGGGCCGGCCACCGGGTGAGCCGGGACCCGGGCCTCCCCGGCCGCTCCCCCAACATGTCCGACATCCTGTTCGTGGGGGCCGGCGTCACCATCGGCGCCTTCATCGGAGCCCTCGCCATCAAGGTGGGCGAGGTGCCCTTGAGCCTCAGTACGAGCGGCGGCGCGCTGATCGCAGGCCTCGTCTTCTCCTGGCTCCGGTCCGTGCGCCCGTCCTTCGGCGGCGTGCCGGAGCCCATCCTGTGGATGATGAACTCGGTGGGCCTGAACATCTTCATGGCGGTGGTCGGCATCAACTCGGGCCCCGGATTCGTGACCGGACTCCGCGAGGCCGGCCTCAGCCTCTTCCTGGCCGGCATCCTGGTGACGGCCATTCCCCTGCTCATCGGGCCGCCGCTCGCGCGGTACGTGTTCCGCTTCCATCCGGGCATCGCGCTTGGCTGCGTGGCGGGGGCGCGGACGACGGGGGCGGCGCTGGGAGCTGTCCAGGACGTGGTCCAGAGCAAGATCCCGGCCCTCGGCTACACCGTCACCTATGCCGTCGGCAATACCCTCCTCACCATCTGGGGAATCGTCATTGTCATCCTCATGACCTAG